Proteins from a single region of Vairimorpha necatrix chromosome 6, complete sequence:
- a CDS encoding ubiquitin-conjugating enzyme E2: MQSAERLLTEQKNLRKNRKYLFYAIPTPSKSKHTVWECGFPGPDTDIYKDSYFTVHLIFDTKYPINPPSVKFIDPVYHPNVYTGGNVCLDIISSRWKPSMNVMSVLNGLQHLLENPNIKSPANVPAGQLFRKDRSKYEYLSER, from the coding sequence ATGCAAAGTGCCGAACGTCTTTTAActgaacaaaaaaatttaagaaaaaacaggaaatatttattctacGCCATTCCTACGCCTTCTAAGTCTAAACACACAGTCTGGGAATGCGGCTTCCCTGGCCCAGACAcagatatttataaagattCATATTTCACTGtccatttaatttttgatacTAAATATCCTATAAACCCGCCCTCtgttaaatttatagatcCCGTGTATCATCCTAATGTTTACACAGGTGGAAATGTGTGTCTTGATATAATTTCATCAAGATGGAAACCCTCTATGAATGTTATGAGTGTGTTAAACGGGCTGCAACATCTTTTAGAAAATcccaatataaaaagtcCTGCTAATGTGCCAGCGGGACAATTGTTTAGGAAGGATAGAAGTAAATATGAATATCTTAGTGAGAGATAA
- a CDS encoding solute carrier family 2, facilitated glucose transporter member 3 produces the protein MKEQIKTFLYSTTASFSSLLFGLLFTSEQVLYPKLEENFSTYNLAISFDNYKNMFAYSVFLGAFFISCLNYIFTGIDRKTVLILNNITYLIACLLSLVSSDICVSLCARLIIGIGAGNSCCIVPNYLFSVTNDDNRGFYMSFHSIGIVFGLVLGKLLQYIYGTDGWRFIYLSVTCFIVIHTIALCFIRNCPYVTSENDHTTITELLKNKKARKSVFLSLCFHISQHACGIEFFTNFLEAIFDKSSNIELQSVLTLAFSAFVSIISSLFIDKVGRKKFIIISTVIIIFCTLYINFIDMTPLITYVYMFGYNIGIASIPWFITNEIFEPKYVMPAMRLSIGANWLSAFFLSILSFYLHDKIGNTLFLLYGGVMTIFLMIVIVFFKETKNRPIGFQ, from the coding sequence ATGAAAGAACAAAtcaaaacatttttatattcaacaACAgcttctttttcttctttactTTTCGGTTTACTCTTCACATCTGAACAAGTGTTATACCCAAAAttagaagaaaatttttcaacTTACAATCTCGCTATCTCATTTGACAATTACAAGAACATGTTTGCTTATTCAGTTTTCTTAGGTgcgttttttattagttgtttgaattatatttttactgGTATTGATAGAAAAAcagttttaattttaaataatataacttATTTAATAGCTTGTCTGTTGTCTTTAGTTTCTTCAGATATTTGTGTTTCACTATGTGCTAGACTTATAATTGGAATAGGAGCAGGTAATTCTTGTTGTATTGTGCCAAATTATCTGTTCAGTGTCACTAATGATGATAATAGAGGGTTTTATATGTCTTTTCATTCTATAGGTATAGTTTTCGGACTTGTACTAGGGAAATTGTTACAATATATCTATGGAACTGATGGTTGgagatttatttatttgtctgttacttgttttattgtaattCATACTATCgctttatgttttattagaaattgtCCTTATGTGACTAGTGAAAATGATCATACTACGATTACTGAgctactaaaaaataagaaggcGAGGAAATCTgtgtttttatctttatgtTTTCATATTTCGCAACATGCTTGTggtatagaattttttactaattttttagaagcTATTTTCGATAAATCTTCTAATATTGAATTACAAAGCGTGCTTACGCTCGCTTTTTCAGCTTTTGTATCAATTATTAGTTCACTTTTTATAGACAAAGTAggtagaaaaaaatttattattattagtacggttattattattttttgtactttatatataaatttcatagATATGACTCCTCTTATTACTTATGTATACATGTTTGGTTATAATATAGGCATTGCTTCTATACCTTGGTTTATTACTAATGAGATTTTTGAGCCTAAATATGTTATGCCTGCTATGAGATTATCAATAGGCGCAAATTGGTTATCTGCTTTTTTCTTGTCTATActaagtttttatttacatgATAAGATTGGtaatactttatttttactttatggTGGTGTTATGACGATATTTTTGATGATAGTTATagtatttttcaaagaaacaaaaaacagACCAATAGGATTTcaataa